The Thermosynechococcus sp. HN-54 DNA segment TGCCGCATCAAAAAGACGCCAAAGCCATTGGCCGCCGTCGGCAAGATCAAGGCGCCATAGGTATTGATCAGATGACCCGCCTTCAGAATCAAGAACACCGGGATCACTAGGAGTTGAAACGGGATCACCAGCGTCGCCAGCATCAGCAGCAAAATTGTCTGCTGCCCCGGAAAGGAAAGCCGCGCCAACGCATAACCTGCCAAGGCGGAGGTCACCAACTGGAGCGCCGTCACCGCTAAGGCCACAACAGTTGAGTTCGCAAAAGCCAAGATAAAGTTTCCCTGCTGCCACGCTGCTTGGTAGCTTTGCCATGTCCAACCTTGGGGCGGCAGCAATTGAGTCGGTAAGGTTCCCGGTGGCCAGCCGGAGGTGCAGAGCACCACCAGGAGGGGGCTAAGAACCAGCAACGCCCCCAGTGTCAATAGGAGCGTTAAGCCTACCCTAGGAGCGACCACTGCCGGACATCCGCTTTAGGAGATCCACAAATCCTTTGACTTCCTCACGGAAGAGGAAGCCCGCATAGGCCTCCATACCATGCTCGCCAATATCCAATCCCTCGATTTCCTCTTCTGGCGAAACGCGGATGCCAATGGTGGCATTGAGGAGTAGCCACACTGCGGTACTAAAGGCAACGGTAAACCCGCCCACCGCCATCACCCCCACTAATTGGTGCCCCAACTGGGTAAAGTCACCACTCCAGAGCAATCCCTTGAGAGGCCCTGCCCCAGCTTCGTAAAAGCGCCCCGGTCCATCGGCAAAAAGACCCACAGCCAAAGTCCCCCAGATGCCATTGACCAAGTGTACGGAAATGGCACCCACTGGATCATCAATTTTCAGGCGGTCAATTGTCACCACCGAAAAGACAATAATGATCCCGGCAATAATGCCGATTAACGTCGCACTCTCAATGGTGACAAAGGCACAGGGGGCTGTGATGGCCACTAGTCCCGCCAGAATCCCGTTGATGATCATCGAAAGGTCGGGCTTACCAAAGTAAAGCGTGGAAACCACTGTTGCGGTGACGCCCCCAAAAGCTGCCGCCATATTCGTGGTCACAACAATGTGGGCGATCGCCCCCGGATCTGCGGCCATCGTTGACCCCGGATTAAAGCCAAACCAACCCAGCCAGAGGATCAGACAACCCAAGGTGGCAATGGCAAAATTGTGCCCCGGAATCGCCATCACTGAGCCATCCGGTAAAAAACGTCCCAGCCGCGGTCCCAAGAGGGCTGCTCCTATCAACGCTGCCCATCCACCTACGGAGTGCACGACTGTCGAACCGGCAAAATCCCACATGCCCAACTTTTGCAGCCAACCGCCACCCCAGATCCAGTGGCCAGTGATTGGATAGGCGATGCCCACCAAGAGCAAACTGAAAATAAAGAAGGCATAGAACTTGATCCGCTCCGCCACAGCACCAGAAACAATGGTTGCGGATGTTCCGGCAAACACCAGTTGGAAAAAGAACTTGGCATAGAGAGGAACAGCTGCCCAACTCAGGGAGTCATACACGCCTTGATAGGCGTCACCTGTTGCCGGGCTATTATCAGCCCCTAGTAAAAAAAAGCCACTGCCGCCAACAATGCCGTTGCCATCGCCAAACATGAGAGCAAAACCAATTGCCCAGAAGGAAATCGTAGAGAGGGCAAAAACAATCAAGTTCTTTGAAAGCAGATTCACCGCATTCTTGGCACGACAAAATCCAGTCTCCAACATGCCAAAGCCGGCATTCATGAAAAACACCAACACGCCGGCAAAAATCACCCAGAGCGTATTGAGTGCCACCTGCACCTTTTCGGGAACTTCTGGGGAGGCGGCGGTGTCTTGCCCCAATGCTGCCGTCGCACTCAGCAAGCCAATCATCAGCGCAAAGGTGAATAGCGTACGGCGAGTGGGCAGGTAGAGAATTCGAGTCAGAGGATGCTGAAGACGAAGCCCCCGTCGCAAGACAGAACGCAGTTTCATAGGTGCAGATGTCCAATCCACAAAGAAAACAGTTGAAACTTGCGAAACCCTCGCCAAGATTTCCAAGAAAGTCTTAGGGCTGGGTTCCAAAGTCTGGCACAAATACGATCATCATCTCTGAAGCAGTCACTAGCTAAATGTATTCCACAATACAAAAATCTTGGGTCTCCGCCTCAATTCTGCATAGGAGCCAAGCTGTGCCAGTTAGAGAAGTTGCTATTGTCCACCCTTGTGGAGTGTCCAGTATGACTCATCCGCATCACTCCAATCCTGCTGTTGTCCACCGCCGGGTGACCTATTCTTTGCTGGTTGGATTGGGACTTGTCATTTTAGAAGTGGCACCGGTTACTGCTCAAATTGCCGTCTATGAAGGGCGGCGGGTCACTGGGGACGTCACCATGACACTTCCCGACGGCAGCACCTACAAAGGGGAATTGCTGAATGGTCGCTTTAATGGCCAAGGGATTCTCACAATGGCCAACGGCAACCGCTACGAAGGGGAATTTCGCAATGGCCGCTACTACGGTCAGGGGGTGCTCACCTATGCTGATGGCGGACGCTACGAAGGGGGCTTTGTGGATGGCATCTTCAATGGCAAGGGCACTCTCCAACTGGCCAACGGTCAACGCTACGAGGGCACGTTTCTCAATGGTCAATACCATGGGGAGGGGGTGCTCACCTTTCCCGACGGTACCCGCTATGAGGGGCAGTTTCTGGCGGGCAAGTATCATGGAACAGGAACACTCTCCTTTGGGGATGGCACGAGCTATGCTGGACAGTTTCGCAATGGCTTATTTGAAGGACAGGGGGTCTTTACGCTGCCGGATGGCTCCCGCATTGTGGCCACATGGCGCAATGGTCGTCGCGAACCCCGCTAATCCGCTTCAATCAGGCTGTGAGTGATCCGCTGACGGCGGCGCTAAGTCCCTATGCCCGCTTTGGGGTGCGCCTTGGGCTTGAACCCATTCAAGCGCTGCTGAGTGTTTTGGGATCTCCCCAGTTACAGGTGCCCTTGATCCACGTTGCGGGGACCAATGGCAAAGGCTCGGTGTGTGCCTACTTGGATAGTGTTTTGCGGGCGGCGGGCTATCGAACGGGGCGTTATACGTCGCCCCATCTGTTGAGTTGGTGTGAGCGCATCTGTGTGCAGGGCGAACCCATTGCTCCTGAAACGTTCTTGGCGCTGATCCAGAAAATTGAGTCGGTCTTGCCACAGCTTGCCTATCCTCCCAGTCAGTTTGAGGTGGTGACGGCGGCAGCATGGCTGTATTTTGCCCAGCAGCAGGTGGAGGTGGCGGTAATCGAAGTGGGCTTAGGCGGACGCTTGGATGCCACGAATGTGTGTCAGCCCCCTTTGGTGAGTGTGATTACCTCTATTGGTTGGGATCATTGGCAGCGGTTGGGCAATACCTTGGGGGCGATCGCGGGCGAAAAAGCGGGTATTCTCAAGCCGGGAGTGCCAGCCGTCATTGGCCCTGTTCCCGCGGAGGCAAAGGGAGTGATTGCCCAGCGTCTAGAAGCCTTGGCGTGCCCAGCGATCTGGCCAGAACCGGCACAGTGGTCTGCTGATCGGTCTGGGTGGGCGACTTGGGGTGGCATCGAGTACCCCTTGCCTTTGGCGGGAGAGATGCAGTTAACCAATTCAGCGATCGCGATCGCCACGCTACAACAGTTACAATCTCAAGGCTGGCAGATTTCCCGAGAAGCGATTCAACAGGGAATGGCACAAACCCGCTGGCCGGGACGACTGCAATGGTTACAGTGGCAAGGGCGCAAACTGCTCATTGATGGTGCCCACAATGCTCCTGCGGCCGCCTACCTACGGCAATACGTGGATCAACTGGGCTGGACAGAGGTGACTTGGGTAGTGGGGATGCTAGCCAATAAGGATCATGAAGGGATTCTCAAACATCTCCTGCGAGGGGGCGATCGCCTGTGGTTGGTGCCTGTACCGGATCACGCTAGCGCTGACTTAGAGGAATTGAAGGCACTTGCCTACACCTGTTGCCCTGAGTTAGGGGAATGCCGCTTTTTTAAGGATGTGACTGAGGCACTCGATAGGGCGGGCGATCGCTGTGTGGTCTGTGGCTCCCTTTACTTAATTGCTCGCGTTTTGGGGGCGATTGCAAGTAAAGATTCGCAAGCAACTAGACTGTAGAAAACTGGAGGTGCTCAGTGAGACAAGTCATCATCTATATGAACTACTCGGATAGCGAATTCCGCTAGGTTGGTTAAGGACAACCTTACAAAGAACTCATAATTTATGTGGGACACTCGCTTTCAAGGAGACACTTATTTCTACGGCACGGAGCCAAACGACTTCCTCAAAGCCCATGCCCATGACTTTGTACCCCAAGGGCAAATTCTCTCCCTCGCTGAAGGAGAAGGCCGCAATGCCGTCTATCTTGCTCAACAGGGCTATGTCGTCACGGCTGTGGATGCCTCCCAAGTGGGACTGGCCAAAGCCCAGCGCCTTGCTCAAGAACGGGGAGTTACCATTACTACCCATCACTGCAATCTGCGGGATTTTGACCTTGGTGAAAATGCTTGGGATGGGATTATTGCTATTTTTTGCCATCTGCCGCCAGAGCTGCGCACATTAGTCAACCAGCGCATTGTCAAAGCCCTCAAGCCCCAAGGCCTCTATCTGAGCGAAACCTACAGCAAGAAACAACTAGGGATGGGCACAGGGGGACCCCCCACCCTAGAACTGCTGCACGATTTAGAGGAAATGAAGAGAGAACTGACGGGTCTAGAGTGGCTCCACGCTATTGAAATCCAGCGGGACATCCATGAGGGTCAAGGCCATCGTGGGCGAGGCTGGGTGATCCAACTGATTGGCCGCCAGTTCCCATCTTTCACCTAATTGCAGCTGCAAGCGGAACGGTAAAATCAAGGTAATGTTGTCCTATTGCTATGCCGCCGCGACGCACCCGTAGCCAAGTCATTATTCTCGATGCCCTTAGAGCCAGTGGCCGATCGCTCTCGGCACAAGAGCTTTTTTTAGAACTGCGGCAACGGCAAACGCCCCTAGGTCTGGCAACAGTTTATCGCACCCTAGATCATCTACGCATCAATGGTGAGGTGCAAGCCCGCCCCTTGCCGAGCGGCGAACTGGTCTATAGCTTGGTGCAGCAAGATCAGCACTATCTCACCTGTTTGCAGTGTGGCACGTCAGTGACCATTGATCACTGTCCAGTACAGCATTTAGAAACTGAGCTACGGCAGTCCCATCACTTTGAGATTTTCTACCATACCCTTGAGTTTTTTGGCCTCTGTGCTAAGTGCCAAGTGATGGCGCAGCGCTGAAGCGGTATTCTGGATTAGGCGCATCTTCGGAAAGTGGTGTGATTGAATTTGCCAACTGTGCCTGGACACGGGCGATCGCCCAAGGCTGGGAGAATCCCTACCGCGTTCGCTATGCCAGCAATTTAGATGATGGCCCTTGGCATGGCATGCCTCTTGGCGGCTTTGGGGCGGGTTGCATTGGCCGTTCGTCTGCTGGGGATTTTAATCTCTGGCATATTGACGGGGGAGAGCACATTTTTCGTACCCTACCGGCCTGTCAATTTAGTCTCTTTGAGCAGGGAGCGCAGACCCAAGCCTACGCCCTAGGGAGTGCACCCAAGGATGGCAGCCTCAGCAGTTGGCAATGGTATCCTGCCGGCAAAGGAACCTATGCAGCTCGCTATCCGCGCAGCTGGTTTGTTTATGAGGGGGTCTTTAGTGCCCAGATGACCTGCGAACAGTTTTCCCCGATTCTGCCCCACAATTACCAAGAAACCAGTTATCCTGTGGCGGTGTTTCTATGGACGTTCCGCAATCCCACGGATCAGTCCCTCACCCTAAGCTTGATGTTCTCGTGGCAAAATACCGTCGGTTGGTTTCGCAACAGCACACCCTCCTCGGCCATTGAAATCCGTGACGATGGTAGCCCTGTCTATACCTACACTCCCCCTTGGCGTCAAAGTGAAGGCAATTTTAATGAACTGATTCAAACGGAGTCCTATCAAGGTTGGCGACTGCGCCGTACGCCCCACCCGAACCCACCCCAAGAAGGCGATGGTGAATGGGCAGCACTGATCCCCGCCGGCCTCGGTGAATTCTTTGGTTGCAGCCGTTGGCATCCAGAGGGAGATGGTGCAGAGCTGTGGCAGCAGTTTGCTGTGGAGGGTTCCCTACCGGTCGTCAATGATCCAACCCCAGCGGCAGCGGGAGAACAGGTGGCCGCCGCCTTTGCTGTGCGCTTTTCCTTAGCACCTAGGGAAACAAAACAAATTCCCGTGGTCTTGGCGTGGGACTTCCCGGTGACTGAGTTTGGCAAGGGTGTGATCGATTACCGCCGCTACACGGATTTTTGCGATCGCAGTGGCACAAATGCTATCCCCCTTGCCGCCCGTGGCCTAGACCATTACCAAGAATGGCAACAGCAAATTCGCACTTGGCAAGAGCCAATCCTCACCCACCCCGACTGGCCCGACTGGTTCAAGATGGCACTGTGCAATGAGCTTTATGTCCTCAGTAGTGGTGGAACCCTTTGGAGTACCGCGAGCGATCGCGCCCCTGTGGGACAGTTTGCTGTTCTAGAATGCCTTGACTACCGCTGGTATGAAAGCCTCGATGTGCGGCTCTATGGCTCCTTTGCCCTGCTGCAACTGTGGCCAGAACTGGAAAAATCTGTCATGCGTGCCTTTGCGCGGGCTATTCCCACCGCTGATCCCACGTTGAGAATTATTGGCTACTTTTATCGCGGTGACCCCGAAACCGCCTACAAAGCACCTCGGAAGCTGGCCAATGCCGTGCCCCACGATCTTGGTGCGCCCAATGAGCACCCTTGGGAAAAGACCAACTACACGGCCTACCAAGACTGTAATCTCTGGAAAGACTTGGCCTCGGACTTTGTGCTCTTGGTCTATCGCGACTTTTTGTTCACTGGGGGCACGGATCTCGATTTTGCGCGCGAGTGCTGGCCGGCGGTGGTGGCAGCCTTGGACTACTTGAAACAATTTGATCGCGATGGCGATGGCCTGCCAGAAAATGGCGGTGCCCCAGATCAAACCTACGATGACTGGAAACTCCAAGGGGTGAGTGCCTACTGTGGTGGCTTGTGGTTGGCAGCCCTAGAGGCAGCGATCGCCCTCGGTACCCGCCTCCAACAACCGCAGGTGACCACCTACCGTCAGTGGCTCCAGCAAGCTCGCCCCCGCTACCATCAACTGCTGTGGAATGGCGAGTACTACCGTCTTGATACGGGCAGTGGTTCTGACGTGATCATGGCGGATCAGCTCTGTGGCCAGTTCTACGCCCAGTTGTTAGGGCTGGGGGATATTGTGCCTCCTGACTGTTGCGATCGCGCCCTACGGAAGATCTACGACATCTGTTTCCTCGAATTTCACAACGGCCAGTTGGGTGCCGCCAACGGTTTATTGCCCAACGGTCAGCCAGAAAATCCCCATGCCACCCATCCCCTCGAAGTATGGATTGGAATTAACTTTGGCTTGGCCGCCTTTTTGTGGCTGCGGGGAATGAAGCGGGAGGCTTGGCACTTAGCCGAAGTTGTTGTCCGCCAAATCTACGAAAATGGTCTGCAATTTCGTACGCCGGAGGCCATTACGGCCAAGGGTACCTTTCGTGCCTGCATGTATTTGCGACCCATGGCCATCTGGGCACTGGCGCTTGTGAGTCGGGGATCACGATTAAACTAAAATTTTTGTAACTTACTTTACATTGCCGTAATTTGTTCAGCCGCCACAATGGTGAGCAATGGGTTGCCCGTCTATGATAGAGGGTAGCTTGTCAACAGCTAAACTTTTAGATCTCACCTATGAATAACCTCAGCCAACGTTACCTACGTCTGTGCCAAGCCTATAGCCAACTGGCAGAACGCTATACCAAACTCGATATTGACCACATGACGCTGCGGGAAAAGCTCGTCCCCTTTCTGATGGCGTTCAAATATTACAAGCAGATGAGTGAGCAACTCGTTGCTGAAAAAGAAGCGCTGCAGCGAGAACTCAATGACCTGCGCGATCGCTACCAATTGCTCGTGAGTCAAAATGGCGGTGCCCCTGTCAATGAGGAACTCCTCAATGCCCTTGCGGAAGCAGAGGAGCAAATGGGACTGATCGAAGAAACCCTCAAGGAACAGGAGACTGACCCGGATCCCAACCTGCTTCCCATTGAAAAGCAATTGCTGGAAGAATATACAAAGGGGAGTGGTGATTTTCAGGCGCTGCTTCCCCAATCGTTGAGTCACTCCGGGATTACTGCCTAGATGCTCTGGCCAGCCAGTGAAGAATTTGCTGCCCTCTGTCGTACACAATTAGAACTTGTTGTCAACAACTTGGGTGCCTCTTCACTGGCGGTCTATCTTAGTGAAACCCTCAATGACTCCCCCTCATGGTCTCCCGTTGCTGTCTATCCAGAGGCGGCACCCCCCCTGAGCTTACCGCTTCCCCCGACACTACCACCGCCAACACAAGCAGCAGAGACGCCTTTAAGCCATTACCCTCAACAGGTCGTCTCGTCCTTGGCCAATCAACTGATCCTGCCCCTAATGTACCAAAATTGGGTGCTGGGGGTACTGGTGGCACAGCGGCAACACCGTCCTTGGTTGGCAGCAGAGCAGGCGCAGTTGCAACAGGTGGCACAAACGCTGGCGATCGCCTGCGTCCTTGATCAACGGCAACAGTGGCTCAGCCATGCCTCCTCTGCCCAGACCCTAGAGCAACAGCAGCAACGCTTTGATGATCTGCTCCACCAACTGCGCAATCCCGTGGCCGCCATTCGCACCTTTGTCAAGCTCTTGCTCAAACGGTTGGAACCTGATCACCAGGGGCGCCCCCTCGCGGAGGGTATTGCCAAGGAAACAGAACGGCTCATGGCATTGTTGGAGGACTATCGCCAACAGCGCAATGATATTCCCGCCCTCACGGGCAGCCAGCCCCTATCCCTTGTGGGTAAACCCCTCGATCTAGCTGAAACCCTCTCCCCCTTGATCACCGCCGCCAAAGCTCGTGCGGAAATGGAGGACAAAACCTTTGTGGTCGAAATGTCACCTCAACTCCCCCCGATCTGGCTAGAGGAACGGATGCTTCAGGAAGTGGTGGGGAATCTGTTAGACAATGCCTTCAAGTACACCCCCAAAGGCGGCACAATTGGTTTACGCTTGACCCTCATGCCCGCAGTCTTAGAATTAACCGTTTGGGATACCGGCTGTGGCATTCCTCTGGACGTGCAGTCACGGCTCTTTGAACGGGGCTACCGCGGGATTCAAGCCGACAGTGGGATTGAGGGCAGTGGTCTAGGCTTGGCGATCGCTCAGGATCTGCTGCGTCCCTATGGGTTGAGTTTACAGGTCACCAGTCCCTATGCGGGCGATCGCGGTACGGCTTTTACCTTGGCGATTCCCTTACCAATGAAGGTGGAACGATGAGTGCTCTGAAACAGCGTCTTACCAAGATCATCAGTCAGGGGCATCAATTCCTTGTCCTAGTCTTTGCCCTACCCCTATTGATCTCGGCCACAACGGGAATCGCCCATCGTCTTGGGCGCAGTTGGTTTGGGCTATCTAAAGACTTTGGGCGGGCGATGATGACCCTCCATGAAGGCCGCTATCTGGGGGAATGGGGCGTACCCCTATACGTTTTAGTCCTTGGTCTGGGATTGCTGGGCATTATTGCCACGGGTCTGGGTCTATTGTGGGGGCGATCGCTCCCTGCGAAGTGGTCGGCACGGCGGGTGCATCATCTCTTGGCGGCTATTGCCGCGTTGCCCTTGCTGGTAAGCGCCACCACAGGAATTGCCTATCGCCTTGGGCGCAATTGGTTTGGCCTCTCCAAGGAACAAGCGGCAATTTTTCTGCGCCTACATCAGGGAACCTATTGGGGGGAGGCGGGGCGTCCCTTTTATGTTCTCCTGGTGGGGCTGAGTGTGCTGACACTGCTAGCTACTGGGCTTTCAATGCTGACAATCCTGCGACAGTTGCCTCTCTGGCGTCCTAGGGTGACCCCGGAGACCTAGCTGCGAAATGTTACAAACTATGAGCAAGCGTTGCCAAAGGTAAGCGCCTATGGAGTAATAAATACAGCACTTGATCGCGACTGTTATCCCATAAAAGGAGTTGTTCATGGCGCTGACCGATACCCAAGTTTATGTTGCCCTTGTGATTGCTCTACTGCCTGCGGTGTTGGCATTTCGGCTCTCGACGGAGTTGTACAAGTAGTCACAGCTGTTTTTCCCAACTGGCTGCATAACTTCATTTCTCCAAACTAAAATTTATCAGGCGGTTCCCGATGTTGTTCCTAAGAGAGGGGAGCTGCTTTTTTCTTTTTATACTGATAGACACATCACCGCTCACAGTTTAGCCATGGTTCATCCTGCTCGAAAAATTCCTGCGATCGCGTGGGAAGCCAGTGCCAAAATTGCAGTGAATCTATTGCTGCTCGCCTTTGCCCTTGGGGCGATCGCCAAGCTAGTGCCCTATCAACTCAGTCAACTGCAAAAGCTCCATGCCCTTGAGGCGGAAGTAACCAAGCTAGAGGAGCGGGTCAAGGCATTGCAACGGGAACAGGAGCGCGATCGCCAACCCCAAGCACGGCAGCGTATTGCCCAAGAGGAAGCCAATTTAATTGCCGCCAATCAACGGCGGATCATCTGGGTACAACCTCAAAACCCGAAGCAAGAACCGGACTAAGCCCCGCCTAAAACAAGGCAAAGACTAAACCACAGACACCACAGAGGGCGGCACTCAGGGAAGCATAGGTCATTTTCCGTTTTTGCCGCTTGTACTCTTGGCTAAGCTGATCTTCAACACTCAGGGAAATAATAAATTTTTGTCCTCGGTTTTGTGGCTTTTGCAGGCGGAGAACACCCCCCTGATCCGAGACCATGCCCACCACCGAAACAGGTTGCCCCAAGGGCAGCACCCACTCCTGATAGCGATAACCCAGCGTCGTCGTGCTACCAAAGCGCCAATTCAATGACAGAAACCCCAAGGAGAAGGCAAAGGAATGGGGTTTATCCGCTGGTCGCAGTTCGTCTAAGACCTGCATTGCTTCAATCTCAGCACCGAGGGGGTTCACCTCAATTTCCCCCTGATGATCTTGCAGAACAAATAGGGTTGATTGCTCATGGCGGCCAATGACTTCCGACTGGCATTCTCGACGATTGCGGCGATCTCTCCCATCTTTTTCATACTCGCGGCTGATAATCGTTTTGTAATAGACACAGGGAATGCGCTTCACTTCCGAGAGCAAGGGTTGAGATGTGGTGACTTGGCCAACCACCTGCACGTACTCGCGCCAACTGCCGCTACCGATTTCCTGAGCCACCTGTTGCTGGCATTGCTGTAACTCACGAATAGAGCTAGGGTTGGCCACCTTCATTCCCTTTAACTTCAGCCGATAATAGCCCTCAAGGGCAAAGAGAAAGGCCGAACTCGTTAAGCAAAGGTGAGCAAAAAGCCCCATAGCTGCCGTTAAATCCCTCTGTGCTGATTTTAGTCATTTGCGCTGACAGAGGTTAACTCTTTTAACTCATTGATATTAGGCCAATAGTGAGGCCAAAGAGACCATCAACAACGAGTGTACTCAAGACAGCGCCCATAAATCCCCACACGGGCAAAACAGCAGTATAGCCACGACGAATCTGGGATTGAAAGAGGGGAAGTAGGCCAATGAGCAGTAAGCTGAGGCTGAGGAGCACTCCCCATAGTTGGCCACCAAAGGTCTGGGCTTGGGCGATCGCCTGACCTAGTATTTCCTGAACGGAGATCACATCCCCTTCGAGGTACATGATGGCGCGCCAATGGGGAATCACATCAATGAGGTAAAAGTAGGCATCAGTGATGGCAGTGCCCAGAAAGGATCCCCAAAAAAAGAACACCCCCACCAGTTGCTGCCGCTGTCGTAGGTGCCATACCATCAGGGGGATTGGCAGTGCCTCAACAGGCAAATGCCACAGGGGTTCCCAGCGCAACCACCCCCAGTACAGAGAGCCAGCTCCCCAGCACCAGCTAAATCCGTAGAGCATCTCGCCCCAATAACGGTAGCGGGGTTGGCGTTGGAGGTAAAGACTGAGACCCAGCAGCAGCGGCATCAGAGCCAAACTCAGCCAAGGCTGTGTCCGCACGAGGGGCGCCTCAATAAAGACGGGAACCGACACCAAGAAGGCAGCAAAGCCAAAGAGAAACCAAGCCAGCCGTGAGCCAAGGCGCAGCGCAGGAAAAACCGAGGGGGACGTAAGAGCAGTCAAAGGAATATCGAAGATTGTTAACTTTTATTTCTTTCCTTTAAGGTATCACAGGCTGGAACGTCGTGGTTGGGGCGATCGCCGCGGGGTTTTAGAACGCGCCTTGCGCCGCAGCGTTTCCGATAGATCGATAAAGGCATCCCGCTGCAAGATCGGGTAGGTGCCAATCCAAAGGCGATGGCGGGGCAGGAAGACTTCAGAAATCAGTTCAATCTCTGCAAGATCAGGACGACGGGAGAGAACCAGCATTTCCGCTACATCACCGGGGCGAATCCCGCGGTGTTGGCGCAACAACTTGGCCCGTACTCTGGTTTCAAAGCCGGTTTTATCACCAATCTCTAGATTCAAACACCGTTCACGGTTTTCAATAATCACCAATTGCCCTTTGTCGTCAACGGTTTCCTCTTTGCCAATTAACTCTTCCGTAACATAGACATCCAAGACGCGCCCGCGCCAAAAGCCCCCATAGGGAAACCGCCGGTGGCGACGATTGCGCAATGTAGCCAAGACAGCCGGTGCCCAGAGCCAATAGAGACCGGCAATGAGTCCCAAGACAAGCTGTGTGCTATCCCCCAGAAAATTCAAACCAAAGGCGACAATCGCCACCGCCACCACGGAGAAAGTGAGGCGTCGCAGAAAGTCCTGAAGTTTGCCCCAGACGTAGCGATACTGGGAACCCGTGGCCACCAGCGGCACCAATTGACGGACTTTTTCTTGGGTGAGGGGAATCAGCACAACCAGCTAGGGCGTAGGCGTTGTCTCCAGTGTATTCGCAGCGGGACGGGGCGGCTGGCGATCGCGCCACCACGCAAGGAGGGTACTGGCAATGAAAATACTGGAGTAAGCTCCCGTCGTGAAACCAATGATCAACGCTAGGGCAAAGTAGCGCAACGTATCACCGCCAAAGATGAAGATCGTAATCAGGGGCAGTAGGGTCGTTAAGGTGGTATTAATCGAGCGACCAAGGGTTTGCACCACCGCCTGAT contains these protein-coding regions:
- a CDS encoding DUF3120 domain-containing protein, which encodes MTALTSPSVFPALRLGSRLAWFLFGFAAFLVSVPVFIEAPLVRTQPWLSLALMPLLLGLSLYLQRQPRYRYWGEMLYGFSWCWGAGSLYWGWLRWEPLWHLPVEALPIPLMVWHLRQRQQLVGVFFFWGSFLGTAITDAYFYLIDVIPHWRAIMYLEGDVISVQEILGQAIAQAQTFGGQLWGVLLSLSLLLIGLLPLFQSQIRRGYTAVLPVWGFMGAVLSTLVVDGLFGLTIGLISMS
- a CDS encoding PepSY domain-containing protein produces the protein MSALKQRLTKIISQGHQFLVLVFALPLLISATTGIAHRLGRSWFGLSKDFGRAMMTLHEGRYLGEWGVPLYVLVLGLGLLGIIATGLGLLWGRSLPAKWSARRVHHLLAAIAALPLLVSATTGIAYRLGRNWFGLSKEQAAIFLRLHQGTYWGEAGRPFYVLLVGLSVLTLLATGLSMLTILRQLPLWRPRVTPET
- a CDS encoding GH116 family glycosyl hydrolase — its product is MPSDGAALKRYSGLGASSESGVIEFANCAWTRAIAQGWENPYRVRYASNLDDGPWHGMPLGGFGAGCIGRSSAGDFNLWHIDGGEHIFRTLPACQFSLFEQGAQTQAYALGSAPKDGSLSSWQWYPAGKGTYAARYPRSWFVYEGVFSAQMTCEQFSPILPHNYQETSYPVAVFLWTFRNPTDQSLTLSLMFSWQNTVGWFRNSTPSSAIEIRDDGSPVYTYTPPWRQSEGNFNELIQTESYQGWRLRRTPHPNPPQEGDGEWAALIPAGLGEFFGCSRWHPEGDGAELWQQFAVEGSLPVVNDPTPAAAGEQVAAAFAVRFSLAPRETKQIPVVLAWDFPVTEFGKGVIDYRRYTDFCDRSGTNAIPLAARGLDHYQEWQQQIRTWQEPILTHPDWPDWFKMALCNELYVLSSGGTLWSTASDRAPVGQFAVLECLDYRWYESLDVRLYGSFALLQLWPELEKSVMRAFARAIPTADPTLRIIGYFYRGDPETAYKAPRKLANAVPHDLGAPNEHPWEKTNYTAYQDCNLWKDLASDFVLLVYRDFLFTGGTDLDFARECWPAVVAALDYLKQFDRDGDGLPENGGAPDQTYDDWKLQGVSAYCGGLWLAALEAAIALGTRLQQPQVTTYRQWLQQARPRYHQLLWNGEYYRLDTGSGSDVIMADQLCGQFYAQLLGLGDIVPPDCCDRALRKIYDICFLEFHNGQLGAANGLLPNGQPENPHATHPLEVWIGINFGLAAFLWLRGMKREAWHLAEVVVRQIYENGLQFRTPEAITAKGTFRACMYLRPMAIWALALVSRGSRLN
- a CDS encoding HAMP domain-containing sensor histidine kinase; the protein is MLWPASEEFAALCRTQLELVVNNLGASSLAVYLSETLNDSPSWSPVAVYPEAAPPLSLPLPPTLPPPTQAAETPLSHYPQQVVSSLANQLILPLMYQNWVLGVLVAQRQHRPWLAAEQAQLQQVAQTLAIACVLDQRQQWLSHASSAQTLEQQQQRFDDLLHQLRNPVAAIRTFVKLLLKRLEPDHQGRPLAEGIAKETERLMALLEDYRQQRNDIPALTGSQPLSLVGKPLDLAETLSPLITAAKARAEMEDKTFVVEMSPQLPPIWLEERMLQEVVGNLLDNAFKYTPKGGTIGLRLTLMPAVLELTVWDTGCGIPLDVQSRLFERGYRGIQADSGIEGSGLGLAIAQDLLRPYGLSLQVTSPYAGDRGTAFTLAIPLPMKVER
- a CDS encoding E3 ubiquitin ligase family protein gives rise to the protein MGLFAHLCLTSSAFLFALEGYYRLKLKGMKVANPSSIRELQQCQQQVAQEIGSGSWREYVQVVGQVTTSQPLLSEVKRIPCVYYKTIISREYEKDGRDRRNRRECQSEVIGRHEQSTLFVLQDHQGEIEVNPLGAEIEAMQVLDELRPADKPHSFAFSLGFLSLNWRFGSTTTLGYRYQEWVLPLGQPVSVVGMVSDQGGVLRLQKPQNRGQKFIISLSVEDQLSQEYKRQKRKMTYASLSAALCGVCGLVFALF
- a CDS encoding phosphate ABC transporter permease, giving the protein MLIPLTQEKVRQLVPLVATGSQYRYVWGKLQDFLRRLTFSVVAVAIVAFGLNFLGDSTQLVLGLIAGLYWLWAPAVLATLRNRRHRRFPYGGFWRGRVLDVYVTEELIGKEETVDDKGQLVIIENRERCLNLEIGDKTGFETRVRAKLLRQHRGIRPGDVAEMLVLSRRPDLAEIELISEVFLPRHRLWIGTYPILQRDAFIDLSETLRRKARSKTPRRSPQPRRSSL
- the psaM gene encoding photosystem I reaction center subunit XII, whose amino-acid sequence is MALTDTQVYVALVIALLPAVLAFRLSTELYK